One window of Deltaproteobacteria bacterium genomic DNA carries:
- a CDS encoding deoxyhypusine synthase family protein: protein MEIVTKNTILSEAVEYLDLEKIKTVRDLVFAFQRTSIQSRNLGKSLKIYERMLSDPKRPTIFMGLAGPMVPGGMRKVIRDMIEYGLIDVLVSTGANLYQDFYVARGFKHYIGSPNMDDLLLRQYFIDRIYDTLVDEEKFRETDAAIAEIAGGLDKKEYSSREFFSILGKNINDKNSILYTAAKRNVPVFCPALNDSSIGIGLTKHYVDKKNKIIINPIRDNYELAQIKMKSRSAGVIYIGGGTPKNYIQQMEVISEILGAGENGYRYAIQITTDTPQWGGLSGCTFEEAQSWGKIHREADKIQITIESTVGMPLLVGAVLQGDSYKKRKRLSMKWNEDKLETINLKKR from the coding sequence ATGGAAATAGTTACAAAGAATACAATATTATCAGAAGCGGTAGAGTATCTTGATCTCGAGAAGATCAAGACTGTAAGAGATCTGGTCTTTGCTTTTCAGCGCACGTCAATACAGAGCAGAAATCTCGGAAAGTCTTTAAAAATATACGAAAGGATGCTTTCGGATCCAAAAAGGCCCACCATATTTATGGGGCTTGCCGGTCCTATGGTGCCTGGCGGTATGCGAAAGGTTATAAGGGATATGATAGAGTACGGGCTCATAGACGTACTTGTATCAACCGGGGCTAATCTTTATCAGGATTTTTATGTTGCACGCGGTTTCAAACATTACATAGGCTCACCAAACATGGATGACCTGCTGCTAAGGCAATACTTTATAGACAGGATATACGACACACTTGTGGATGAAGAAAAATTCAGAGAAACAGACGCTGCTATTGCAGAGATCGCAGGCGGTCTTGACAAAAAAGAATATTCAAGCAGGGAATTTTTTTCAATACTCGGGAAAAATATAAATGATAAAAATTCAATCCTCTACACTGCTGCAAAGAGGAATGTGCCCGTATTTTGTCCCGCACTTAATGATAGTTCAATAGGTATAGGGCTTACGAAACATTACGTTGATAAAAAAAATAAAATCATTATAAACCCTATCAGGGATAATTATGAACTTGCCCAGATTAAGATGAAATCCAGAAGTGCCGGCGTTATTTATATAGGCGGTGGAACGCCCAAGAATTATATCCAGCAAATGGAGGTTATCTCAGAGATATTGGGCGCTGGGGAGAACGGTTACAGGTATGCGATCCAGATAACGACCGATACCCCGCAGTGGGGTGGACTCAGCGGATGTACATTTGAGGAGGCTCAATCATGGGGAAAAATTCATAGAGAAGCTGATAAAATACAGATAACAATAGAATCAACGGTCGGCATGCCTTTACTCGTCGGTGCAGTTCTGCAGGGTGACAGCTACAAAAAGAGAAAAAGGCTTAGTATGAAATGGAATGAGGATAAATTAGAAACAATTAATTTAAAGAAGAGGTGA
- a CDS encoding glycosyltransferase family 2 protein — translation MNNFYTNDNMVISCIIPAYNEEKNISRVLDVVTTFNRFNEILVIDDGSNDHTAQIAKSYEQACPLLKVITLPTTNGKAGVIKKGIANAEGNLIIMLDSDLIGLTHKNIDSLILPVKNGEVDQMVLDRAGDRTPIWGWTNCAKYFGGERAFWKKDFLEIDIPDNSGYLLEITNNLHYIKHGKTIRTILCSSLYTVHQFSKMDKLTGTKNYINMSISIVKKATLSGFVKQFFFIENQNMHGLFRFYKNYPWLRPFSGLIIMVFHILDGVSLFLLLNIIRIIKLPLKLVNYFTDKYL, via the coding sequence GTGAATAATTTTTATACAAATGATAACATGGTAATCTCATGCATTATCCCTGCTTATAATGAAGAGAAGAATATCTCACGGGTTCTGGATGTTGTAACCACTTTCAACAGGTTTAATGAGATACTGGTTATTGATGACGGCTCAAATGATCATACAGCACAGATCGCAAAATCGTATGAGCAGGCTTGTCCTTTATTAAAGGTAATCACATTACCTACAACAAACGGTAAAGCGGGTGTGATAAAAAAGGGTATAGCTAATGCAGAAGGTAATCTTATAATTATGCTTGATTCTGATTTGATCGGTTTAACCCATAAAAATATAGATTCATTGATCTTGCCGGTTAAAAATGGCGAGGTGGATCAAATGGTTCTTGACAGGGCAGGGGATAGAACACCCATATGGGGATGGACAAACTGCGCAAAATACTTTGGAGGCGAAAGGGCTTTTTGGAAAAAAGATTTTCTTGAGATTGATATACCCGACAACAGCGGCTACCTGCTGGAGATAACAAATAACCTGCATTATATAAAACATGGTAAAACAATAAGAACGATCCTTTGCAGTAGTTTATACACAGTCCATCAATTCAGTAAGATGGATAAGCTTACAGGCACTAAAAATTACATTAACATGTCTATTAGCATAGTAAAAAAGGCTACATTGTCTGGGTTTGTGAAGCAGTTTTTCTTCATAGAGAACCAGAATATGCATGGATTGTTTCGTTTTTACAAAAATTATCCATGGTTAAGACCCTTTTCCGGATTGATTATTATGGTTTTCCATATATTAGACGGCGTTTCTCTTTTCTTGCTGCTTAACATTATCAGAATAATAAAACTCCCGCTCAAGCTTGTGAATTATTTTACAGACAAATATCTTTGA